A single window of Pogoniulus pusillus isolate bPogPus1 chromosome 11, bPogPus1.pri, whole genome shotgun sequence DNA harbors:
- the TEKT3 gene encoding tektin-3 encodes MELIGSPLAATFAHPRSTPSRFLPAISTMASSYKNRIPYYPLPQSASLPWIPNAYYKAAAINPTLAPLSKSCQGLTPSQSLPYISNRTTLFTRYTPDDWYRSNLTNYKESETSRRNAERLRVDTTRMIQDKHQQTTKTQGESTKNLGVRVNDIDFWKSELLHELDEMIGETNALTGMKKRLERALAETEAPLQVAQECLLHREKRMGIDLVHDDVEKELLTEVDVIKSCQERMQQFLERVKAQLASNRAAQQELERDLANKQRAHRIDDKCHHLRNTSDGIAYYRGVERVDATISVPESWAKFTDDNILLSQSERAASAKLRDSVENLLVVTANQMWRQFNAGNVAFANRIAETADAKSKIQTHLAKTLQEIFQVEMNIEAIRKAIRDKGPPLKVAQTRLDERTRRPDVELCRDPAQLRLVNEVLEIDETIQTLQQRLRDAEDTLQMLVHSKSVLEHDLAIKANSLFIDQEKCMGMRKTFPSTARLLGYL; translated from the exons ATGGAGCTGATTGGCTCTCCCTTAGCAGCTACCTTTGCCCATCCAAGGTCTACACCCAGCAGGTTCCTGCCTGCCATCAGCACGATGGCTTCCAGCTACAAGAACCGTATTCCTTACTACCCTCTGCCCCAGAgcgccagcctgccctggatcCCCAATGCCTACTATAAAGCAGCTGCCATCAACCCAACTTTGGCTCCCCTGTCCAAAAGCTGCCAGGGGTTAACCCCCAGCCAGAGTCTCCCTTACATTTCCAACAGAACCACCCTCTTCACTCGCTACACCCCTGACGATTGGTACAGGTCCAACCTGACCAACTACAAAGAGTCGGAGACTTCCCGGCGCAACGCGGAGCGGCTGAGGGTGGACACCACCCGCATGATTCAGGACAAACACCAGCAGACAACCAAAACCCAAGGGGAAAGCACCAAAAACCTGGGAGTGCGTGTCAATGACATAGACTTTTGGAAGTCAGAGCTCCTCCATGAGCTGGATGAGATGATTGGGGAGACCAATGCGCTCACGGGCATGAAGAAACGACTAGAGAGAGCCTTGGCCGAGACAGAGGCTCCTCTCCAG gttgctcaggagtGTTTGCTCCACCGGGAGAAGAGGATGGGCATTGATCTAGTCCATGATGATGTGGAGAAAGAGCTCTTGACA GAAGTCGATGTCATCAAGTCCTGCCAGGAGAGGATGCAGCAGTTCCTGGAGAGGGTGAAAGCCCAGCTGGC GTCCAacagggcagcccagcaggagctggagagggacctggccaacAAGCAGAGGGCTCACCGCATCGATGACAAGTGCCACCACCTGAGGAACACCTCCGATGGCATCGCCTACTACCGGGGGGTGGAGCGGGTCGATGCCAC GATCTCAGTGCCAGAGTCGTGGGCCAAGTTCACAGATGACAACATCCTGCTGTCGCAGAGCGAGCGGGCGGCCTCGGCCAAGCTGCGGGACAGTGTGGAGAACCTGCTGGTGGTGACTGCCAACCAGATGTGGCGGCAGTTCAACGCCGGCAACGTTGCCTTCGCCAACCGCATCGCCGAGACGGCTGACGCCAAGAGCAAGATTCAGACCCACCTGGCCAAG ACACTGCAGGAAATCTTCCAGGTGGAGATGAACATAGAAGCCATCCGAAAAGCCATCAGGGACAAAGGACCTCCTCTGAAAGTGGctcagaccaggctggatgagcgcACACGGAGACCAGACGTGGAGCTGTGCCGCGACCCTGCCCAGCTCCG cctcgTCAACGAGGTCCTTGAAATCGACGAGACAATCCAGACCCTCCAGCAGCGGCTGAGAGACGCTGAGGACACGCTGCAGATGCTGGTGCACTCCAAGTCAGTCCTGGAGCACGACCTGGCCATCAAGGCCAACTCCCTCTTCATCGACCAGGAGAAGTGCATGGGGATGCGcaagaccttccccagcacggCAAGGCTGCTGGGCTACCTTTAG